The following proteins are encoded in a genomic region of Apodemus sylvaticus chromosome 21, mApoSyl1.1, whole genome shotgun sequence:
- the Rrad gene encoding GTP-binding protein RAD: protein MTLNGGSGAGGSRGAGRERDRRRGSTPWGPAPPLHRRSMPVDERDLQAALAPGSLAATATGTRTQGQRLDWPEGSSDSLSSGGSGSEESVYKVLLLGAPGVGKSALARIFGGIEDGPEAEAAGHTYDRSITVDGEEASLMVYDIWEQDGGCWLPGHCMAMGDAYVIVYSITDKGSFEKASELRVQLRRARQTDNVPIILVGNKSDLVRSREVSVDEGRACAVVFDCKFIETSAALHHNVQALFEGVVRQIRLRRDSKEDNARRQAGTRRRESLGKKAKRFLGRIVARNSRKMAFRAKSKSCHDLSVL from the exons ATGACTCTGAATGGCGGCAGCGGAGCGGGCGGGAGCCGTGGCGCGGGCCGGGAGCGCGACCGCCGTCGAGGCAGCACCCCATGGGGCCCGGCACCCCCGCTGCACCGCAGGAGCATGCCAGTGGACGAGCGAGACCTTCAGGCGGCGCTAGCCCCGGGCTCCCTGGCAGCAACTGCCACTGGAACTCGAACACAGGGACAGAGGCTGGATTGGCCCGAAGGCTCCTCCGACTCGCTCAGTTCTGGTGGCAGCGGCTCGGAGGAGAGCGTTTACAAGGTGCTGCTGCTCGGGGCGCCTGGTGTGGGCAAGAGCGCTCTGGCGCGCATCTTTGGTGGTATAGAAGACGGAcctgaagcagaagcagcag GGCACACATATGACCGTTCTATCACTGTGGATGGAGAGGAGGCATCGCTAATGGTCTATGACATTTGGGAACAG GATGGGGGCTGCTGGCTGCCCGGCCACTGCATGGCCATGGGAGATGCATACGTCATCGTGTACTCAATAACGGACAAGGGAAGCTTTGAGAAAGCTTCAGAGCTCCGGGTCCAGCTGCGGCGGGCCCGGCAGACAGACAACGTGCCCATCATCCTCGTGGGCAACAAGAGTGACCTGGTGCGCTCTCGTGAGGTCTCTGTGGATG AGGGCCGGGCCTGCGCAGTGGTCTTCGACTGCAAGTTCATCGAGACATCAGCAGCACTGCATCACAACGTCCAGGCACTGTTTGAGGGTGTCGTGCGCCAGATACGCCTGCGCAGGGACAGCAAAGAGGATAATGCCCGGCGGCAAGCTGGCACTCGGCGACGGGAGAGCCTTGGCAAGAAGGCCAAACGCTTTCTGGGCCGCATAGTGGCTCGCAACAGCCGCAAGATGGCCTTCCGGGCCAAGTCCAAGTCCTGCCATGATCTCTCTGTTCTCTAA